In Ailuropoda melanoleuca isolate Jingjing chromosome 7, ASM200744v2, whole genome shotgun sequence, one genomic interval encodes:
- the LOC100471299 gene encoding LOW QUALITY PROTEIN: electron transfer flavoprotein subunit alpha, mitochondrial-like (The sequence of the model RefSeq protein was modified relative to this genomic sequence to represent the inferred CDS: inserted 2 bases in 1 codon) translates to MLRAAAPGQLRRAASLLRFQSTLVIAEHANDTLAPITLNTITAAKRLGGEVSCLVAGTKCDKVVQDLCKVAGVAKVLVAQHDTYKGLLPEELTPLILATQKQFSYTHICAGASAFGKNLLPRIAAKLDVAPISDIIAIKSPDTFVRTIYAGNALCTVKCDEKMKVFSVRGTSFEAAATSGGRASSEKASSPSPVGIAEWLDQKLTKSDRPELTGAKVVVSGGRGLKSGENFKLLYDLADQLHAAVGASRAAVDAGFVPNDMQVGXTGKIVAPGFYIAVGISGAIQHLAGMKDSKTIVAINKDPEAPIFQVADYGIVADLFKVVPEMTELLKKK, encoded by the exons ATGTTGCGAGCTGCGGCTCCAGGGCAGCTCCGGCGGGCAGCCTCATTGCTACGATTTCAAAGTACCCTGGTAATAGCTGAGCATGCAAATGATACCCTCGCACCCATTACATTAAATACCATCACTGCAGCCAAACGTCTTGGAGGTGAAGTGTCTTGCTTAGTAGCTGGAACCAAGTGTGACAAGGTGGTACAAGATCTCTGCAAAGTAGCAGGTGTAGCAAAAGTTCTGGTGGCTCAGCATGATACATACAAAGGCCTCCTTCCAGAGGAGCTGACGCCATTGATTTTGGCAACTCAGAAGCAGTTCAGTTACACACACATCTGTGCtggagcatctgccttcggaaaGAACCTTTTGCCCAGAATAGCAGCCAAACTTGATGTTGCCCCAATTTCTGACATCATTGCAATCAAGTCTCCTGACACATTTGTGAGAACTATTTATGCAGGAAATGCTTTATGTACGGTGAAGTGCGATGAGAAAATGAAGGTGTTTTCAGTCCGAGGAACATCTTTTGAAGCTGCAGCAACAAGTGGAGGTCGTGCCAGTTCAGAAAAGGCATCAAGTCCTTCCCCAGTGGGGATAGCGGAGTGGCTTGACCAGAAATTAACAAAAAGTGATCGGCCAGAGCTAACTGGTGCCAAAGTGGTGGTATCTGGTGGTCGGGGTTTGAAGAGTGGAGAGAACTTTAAGTTGTTATATGATTTGGCAGATCAACTACATGCTGCAGTTGGTGCTTCTCGTGCTGCTGTTGATGCTGGCTTTGTTCCCAATGACATGCAAGTTGG GACGGGAAAAATAGTAGCACCAGGGTTTTATATTGCTGTAGGAATATCTGGAGCCATCCAACATTTAGCTGGGATGAAAGACAGCAAGACAATTGTGGCTATTAACAAAGACCCAGAAGCTCCAATTTTTCAAGTGGCAGATTATGGAATAGTCGCTGATTTATTTAAGGTAGTTCCTGAAATGACTGAGCTGTTGAAGAAGAAATGA